In the genome of Pseudomonas sp. LBUM920, one region contains:
- a CDS encoding TonB-dependent receptor, with protein MISPARVLRTHTFSLLFLSLQPLYGELVFAAGERPYRISAGPLDQVLSRFGAEAGISMAGSALLTADKTSHGLQGEYNIESGLTQLLSGTGLGYQRQADGGYVLRAHQGAVLLPTQKVTGENLDEEDVYRAPRSSVYISGEDMQRFGVVSVGDVLKGQPGVQVGDSRNGGGLDVNIRGIQGQSRVAVTVDGSQQALDVYRGYAGTQQRSYIDPDMISDITVDKGPSLTSSAIGGTVKMRTLTVDDILKDGQTIGLRLKGDLWNNGVAPASRDPHSKTEDLYSEPHQSRGGLLGSEAQAGSAAFAYTHDFFDVVAAYAKRNQGNYFAGKKGQDRYRTYDRWGDEETSVATTYNAGEEVLNSSSRTESLLLKTTLRPADGHTFDLGYRRYDGRIGEIMPSDIFRFGTGGIYQYPLGHTKIDTYTARYNYLPAGNPLVDLTADLWLTDAQTSQLTSVRAPASQAYRSDRAWSRQANQRIGGGLANTSNWATDYGDLKLDLGGSFQLEELRPQKGVVTNQDDINANRMLREGSRQEFSFNGKLEYKPVDRLTLWGGGRYTHYRSKDHIANATAREEERNLRYLRVYNGGGSGNMMWFPDQNGQYTDATDPRLTNGIVFQNTNYPFEGVRYNDFGAVDSTVYPSQVGSVVTGYEYSGKASNSGGAFAPAVGINIEVLPDTFVYASYTRGFRMPSLFETSQGVLQTMPGKGLKPERSSNWEVGASTLQKGLLFDDDSAAIKLAYFNNTIKHYITRYYDPSPGLWGLMRFSNTDSYKTSGLELQTRYDAGRVFADLSSTYYLKTETCDAAFAATLRATSDSYQKTSNTPNCTPGSFMGSYTNTQNPPRFAGNLTTGLRFFDQSLTLGTRITYTSGPTVTADKPWQTGATTPQLNYREVALVDLFLNYKLQEDASLNVSLQNLTDRYYLDPLAQSFMPAPGRTLRVGVQAKF; from the coding sequence ATGATTTCCCCCGCTCGTGTCTTGCGTACCCATACATTCAGCTTGCTGTTTTTGAGTTTACAGCCGCTCTACGGTGAGCTGGTTTTTGCCGCCGGCGAACGCCCTTACCGAATTAGCGCCGGCCCGCTGGATCAAGTGCTGTCGCGCTTTGGTGCCGAGGCGGGCATCAGCATGGCGGGCAGTGCGCTGCTTACGGCCGACAAGACCAGCCACGGGCTGCAGGGGGAGTACAACATTGAGTCGGGCCTGACCCAACTGCTCTCAGGCACTGGCCTGGGCTATCAGCGCCAGGCCGACGGCGGCTATGTCTTGCGTGCGCATCAAGGTGCAGTCCTGCTGCCGACGCAAAAGGTCACGGGCGAAAATCTCGACGAGGAAGACGTCTACCGCGCGCCGCGCTCATCGGTGTACATCTCCGGCGAAGACATGCAGCGCTTTGGCGTGGTCTCTGTGGGCGACGTGCTCAAGGGCCAGCCGGGCGTGCAGGTCGGCGACAGCCGCAATGGTGGCGGGCTGGATGTGAATATCCGCGGCATCCAGGGCCAGAGCCGGGTGGCGGTCACGGTGGACGGGTCGCAGCAGGCACTGGATGTCTATCGTGGTTATGCCGGTACCCAGCAGCGCAGTTACATCGACCCGGACATGATCAGCGACATCACGGTCGACAAGGGCCCCAGCCTGACCTCCAGTGCCATCGGCGGCACGGTGAAAATGCGCACCCTCACGGTCGACGACATCCTCAAGGACGGCCAGACCATCGGCCTGCGCCTCAAGGGCGACCTGTGGAACAACGGCGTCGCTCCAGCCTCCCGAGACCCGCATTCCAAGACCGAAGACCTGTACTCGGAACCGCACCAGAGTCGCGGTGGGCTGCTCGGCTCAGAGGCGCAGGCCGGCAGCGCGGCATTTGCCTATACCCATGACTTTTTCGACGTCGTGGCGGCCTATGCCAAGCGCAACCAGGGCAATTATTTCGCCGGCAAAAAGGGCCAGGACCGCTACCGCACCTACGACCGTTGGGGCGATGAAGAAACCAGCGTGGCAACCACCTACAACGCTGGCGAAGAAGTGCTGAACTCCTCGTCGAGGACCGAATCCTTGCTGCTCAAGACCACCCTGCGTCCGGCGGACGGCCATACTTTCGACCTGGGTTACCGCCGCTATGACGGGCGCATCGGCGAGATCATGCCTTCGGATATCTTCCGCTTCGGCACCGGCGGCATCTATCAGTACCCCTTGGGCCACACCAAAATCGACACCTACACCGCGCGTTACAACTACTTGCCTGCGGGTAACCCGTTGGTGGACCTGACTGCCGACCTGTGGCTCACCGATGCGCAAACCAGCCAGCTCACCTCGGTACGCGCGCCGGCGTCCCAGGCGTATCGCTCGGACCGCGCCTGGAGTCGTCAGGCTAACCAGCGTATTGGCGGCGGCCTGGCCAACACCTCGAACTGGGCGACCGACTACGGCGACTTGAAACTGGACCTGGGCGGCTCGTTCCAGCTCGAAGAGCTGCGCCCGCAAAAAGGCGTGGTCACCAACCAGGACGATATCAACGCCAACCGCATGCTGCGCGAAGGCTCGCGGCAAGAGTTCAGCTTCAATGGCAAGCTGGAGTACAAACCGGTGGACCGCCTCACGTTATGGGGCGGCGGGCGTTACACCCACTATCGCAGCAAAGACCACATCGCCAATGCCACGGCGCGCGAGGAGGAGCGTAACTTGCGCTACCTGCGGGTCTACAACGGTGGCGGCTCCGGCAACATGATGTGGTTCCCGGACCAGAACGGCCAGTACACCGACGCCACCGATCCGCGGCTGACCAATGGGATTGTCTTCCAGAACACCAACTACCCCTTTGAGGGCGTTCGCTACAACGATTTTGGCGCGGTCGATTCGACGGTCTATCCGTCCCAGGTCGGCAGCGTGGTTACCGGCTATGAGTATTCGGGCAAGGCGAGCAACAGCGGAGGCGCTTTCGCTCCGGCCGTGGGCATCAATATCGAAGTGCTGCCGGACACCTTCGTCTACGCCTCCTACACCCGGGGTTTTCGTATGCCTTCGCTGTTCGAAACCAGCCAGGGCGTGTTGCAGACCATGCCCGGCAAGGGCCTGAAGCCTGAGCGTTCAAGTAACTGGGAGGTCGGCGCGAGCACGCTGCAAAAGGGGTTGTTGTTCGATGACGACTCGGCGGCGATCAAGCTGGCCTATTTCAACAACACCATCAAACACTACATCACCCGCTACTACGACCCAAGCCCGGGCTTGTGGGGCTTGATGCGCTTCAGCAACACCGACAGCTACAAGACCAGCGGCCTGGAATTGCAAACCCGCTACGATGCCGGGCGTGTATTTGCCGACCTGTCGTCCACCTACTACCTGAAGACCGAAACCTGCGATGCGGCGTTCGCGGCCACACTGCGCGCTACCAGTGACAGCTACCAGAAAACCAGTAATACGCCGAACTGCACGCCGGGCAGCTTCATGGGTTCTTACACCAACACCCAGAACCCGCCACGGTTCGCAGGCAACCTCACCACAGGCCTGCGCTTCTTCGACCAGAGCCTTACGCTCGGTACGCGCATCACCTACACCTCAGGCCCCACCGTCACCGCCGACAAACCCTGGCAGACCGGCGCCACCACGCCGCAATTGAATTACCGCGAAGTGGCCTTGGTCGATCTGTTCCTTAACTACAAGTTGCAGGAAGACGCCAGCCTCAACGTGTCGCTGCAAAACCTGACCGATCGCTACTACCTGGATCCACTGGCGCAGAGTTTCATGCCGGCGCCGGGGCGTACGCTGCGGGTGGGAGTGCAGGCGAAGTTCTAG
- a CDS encoding FecR domain-containing protein, protein MRGAAVDPRVRDRAIDWLVRIQSGLMSAGDHQALRQWREASAEHEHAWQRVSSLPLMLQPGADLLADATARRALQAAGADPQRRRQVLKCLLALGLLGGISWQTADSTLVRSALASYRTRVGERRHWALADGYSLWLNTASAVNLDLGAGQRSVELVEGELALDTPAGSASLELLTPNAVLYSHGAHLLVRHDRQGTRVTVLRGLAQVSTRHQPTPVPLQAGWQMQVDERGAGRPSPVDRVLAQAWMRGFLPAERMRLDHLLAELSRYRPGLLRCSEAVAALRITGSFQLDDTDAALALVANTLPVRIERRTRYWVTVVPA, encoded by the coding sequence ATGAGGGGCGCTGCAGTTGACCCGCGCGTGCGCGACCGTGCAATCGATTGGCTGGTGCGGATCCAGTCCGGGTTGATGAGCGCCGGTGATCATCAAGCGCTGCGGCAGTGGCGTGAGGCGAGTGCCGAGCATGAGCATGCGTGGCAGCGGGTAAGCAGCTTGCCGTTGATGCTTCAGCCGGGCGCCGATCTATTAGCCGATGCCACGGCGCGCCGGGCGTTGCAGGCGGCCGGGGCTGACCCGCAACGTCGTCGCCAGGTGCTCAAGTGTTTGCTGGCGTTGGGGCTGCTGGGTGGGATCTCCTGGCAAACGGCGGATTCCACCTTGGTGCGTTCGGCATTGGCGAGCTATCGCACGCGTGTGGGGGAGCGGCGGCACTGGGCCCTGGCGGATGGCTATTCGCTGTGGCTAAACACCGCCAGTGCGGTAAACCTGGACTTGGGCGCAGGGCAACGCAGCGTGGAGCTGGTCGAGGGCGAACTGGCCCTGGATACCCCGGCCGGGTCTGCGTCGCTGGAACTGCTGACCCCCAACGCGGTGCTCTACAGCCATGGCGCCCACCTGCTGGTGCGTCATGATCGCCAAGGCACCCGGGTGACGGTGTTGCGCGGGCTGGCGCAAGTGAGCACGCGGCATCAGCCGACGCCGGTGCCGTTGCAGGCAGGCTGGCAGATGCAGGTGGACGAGCGTGGGGCAGGGCGCCCGAGCCCCGTCGATCGGGTGCTGGCCCAGGCCTGGATGCGCGGCTTCCTGCCTGCCGAGCGCATGCGCCTGGACCACCTGTTGGCTGAGCTGTCGCGCTATCGCCCAGGCTTACTGCGTTGCAGCGAGGCGGTGGCCGCCCTGCGCATCACTGGCAGTTTCCAGCTGGACGATACCGATGCTGCGCTCGCGTTGGTCGCCAACACGTTGCCGGTGCGTATCGAGCGAAGAACGCGTTACTGGGTGACGGTGGTGCCTGCGTGA
- a CDS encoding sigma-70 family RNA polymerase sigma factor: MHDDSIASPVAKLYTNHHGWLRGWLHRRLGHSADAEDLAHDTFIRVLRSKEDVRELRQPMAFLATIANGLLINRWRRQAIERAYLEALAARPLAEEPSPEERHLMIETLLQLDSLLVGLSARVRQIFFLSQLDGLTYPQIAAQLSLTVAQVQRAMGKAFSVCYASRFE, from the coding sequence ATGCACGACGACAGCATCGCCTCGCCGGTCGCCAAGCTGTATACGAATCACCATGGCTGGCTTCGGGGTTGGTTGCATCGGCGGCTGGGGCACAGTGCCGATGCCGAAGACCTGGCACACGACACGTTTATCCGCGTGTTGCGCTCCAAGGAGGATGTGCGCGAGTTGCGCCAACCCATGGCGTTTTTGGCCACCATCGCCAATGGCTTGCTGATCAATCGCTGGCGTCGCCAAGCGATCGAGCGGGCGTACTTGGAAGCACTGGCGGCGCGGCCGCTGGCTGAGGAGCCTTCGCCGGAGGAGCGCCACCTGATGATCGAGACCTTGTTGCAGTTGGATTCGCTGCTGGTCGGGTTGTCGGCGCGGGTTCGGCAGATTTTCTTTTTGTCCCAGCTCGATGGCCTGACCTATCCGCAAATCGCTGCGCAGTTGAGCCTGACGGTGGCCCAGGTGCAGCGGGCCATGGGCAAAGCATTCAGTGTGTGCTACGCGAGTCGCTTTGAATGA
- a CDS encoding LysR family transcriptional regulator, which translates to MNLRTLRAFVEVVRQGGFSQAAQVVSLTQSTVSKAVKTLEDELGTPLLNRLGHRNELTAAGEIAYRRALVLLAERNDLVAEINDLRGLKRGVLRIGLPPVGCGVLFAAMFAAYRRLYPDIDIELTEYGSKKLRECLEAGEVDLAALLLPMDEDFDYQSVRNEPLMAVLPMSHPLAQRTRIDFNDLADSPFILFEAGFALNAKILAACERKGVTPRVTARSGQIDFIVDLVAAGLGVAFLPRMLAHKHQQPGIALIALDEAHTDWHIALAWRASAHLPPAARAWLDLAKEMASPV; encoded by the coding sequence ATGAACCTCAGAACGCTGCGCGCCTTTGTCGAAGTGGTGCGCCAGGGCGGTTTCTCCCAGGCGGCCCAAGTGGTGTCCCTGACACAGTCCACCGTGAGCAAGGCGGTCAAGACGCTGGAGGATGAATTGGGTACGCCGTTGCTCAATCGCCTGGGCCACAGGAACGAACTGACCGCCGCTGGCGAAATTGCCTACCGCCGCGCGCTGGTGTTGCTCGCTGAACGCAACGATTTGGTGGCCGAGATCAACGACCTGCGCGGGCTCAAGCGCGGCGTATTGCGCATTGGCTTGCCGCCCGTGGGCTGCGGCGTGTTGTTTGCCGCGATGTTCGCCGCTTACCGCAGGCTGTACCCGGATATCGATATCGAGCTTACCGAGTATGGCAGCAAGAAATTGCGTGAATGCCTGGAAGCCGGGGAGGTCGATCTGGCGGCGCTGCTGTTGCCCATGGATGAAGATTTCGACTATCAGTCAGTGCGCAACGAACCCTTGATGGCCGTGCTGCCCATGAGCCATCCACTCGCCCAACGCACACGTATTGATTTCAACGACTTGGCGGATTCGCCGTTTATCCTGTTCGAAGCGGGTTTTGCCCTGAATGCCAAGATTCTTGCCGCCTGTGAACGCAAAGGCGTGACGCCGAGGGTGACGGCCCGCAGCGGCCAGATCGACTTTATCGTCGACTTGGTGGCGGCGGGGCTAGGCGTCGCTTTTCTGCCGCGCATGCTTGCGCACAAGCATCAACAACCCGGCATCGCCTTGATTGCTTTGGACGAGGCGCACACTGATTGGCACATCGCCCTGGCGTGGCGCGCCAGTGCGCACCTGCCGCCCGCCGCCCGCGCCTGGCTGGACCTGGCCAAGGAAATGGCCAGCCCGGTATAG
- the lldD gene encoding FMN-dependent L-lactate dehydrogenase LldD has product MIISSASDYRAAAKRKLPRFLFDYIDGGAYAEHTMRANSSDLAEISLRQRILRNVDNLSLKTHLFGQELAMPVILSPVGLTGMYARRGEVQAAKAAANQGIPFCLSTVSVCSIEEVASQSPQSIWFQLYVLKDRGFMRNALERAQAAGVTTLVFTVDMPTPGARYRDAHSGMSGPFAASRRMLQAVTKPQWAFDVGLMGRPHDLGNISKYLGKPTHLEDYIGWLANNFDPSISWKDLEWIREFWKGPMIIKGILDPQDAKDAVSFGADGIVVSNHGGRQLDGVLSTARALPPIADGVGDDLTVLVDSGIRSGLDVVRMLALGAKACLLGRATAYALAADGQHGVENLLDIFAKEMRVAMTLTGVTSIDQIDSTTLVQSAK; this is encoded by the coding sequence ATGATCATCTCGTCCGCTTCCGATTACCGCGCCGCCGCCAAGCGCAAGCTGCCGCGCTTTCTGTTCGACTACATCGACGGCGGCGCCTACGCCGAGCACACGATGCGCGCCAACAGTTCGGACCTGGCCGAGATCAGCCTGCGCCAGCGTATCCTGCGCAACGTCGACAACCTGAGCCTCAAGACCCACCTGTTCGGCCAGGAACTGGCCATGCCCGTGATTCTGAGCCCGGTGGGGCTTACCGGCATGTACGCGCGGCGTGGTGAGGTGCAAGCGGCAAAGGCAGCGGCGAACCAGGGCATTCCGTTTTGCTTGTCGACGGTGTCGGTGTGCTCGATTGAAGAAGTGGCATCGCAGAGCCCGCAGTCGATCTGGTTCCAGCTCTATGTGCTCAAGGACCGTGGATTTATGCGCAATGCGCTGGAGCGCGCGCAGGCTGCCGGGGTCACCACACTGGTATTCACCGTGGACATGCCGACGCCTGGCGCGCGTTACCGCGATGCCCACTCCGGCATGTCCGGGCCGTTCGCGGCGTCGCGACGCATGCTGCAGGCGGTCACCAAACCGCAATGGGCCTTCGACGTAGGCCTGATGGGCCGCCCCCACGATCTGGGCAACATCTCAAAATACCTCGGCAAGCCGACTCATCTGGAAGATTACATCGGCTGGCTGGCCAACAACTTCGACCCGTCGATCAGCTGGAAAGACCTGGAGTGGATCCGTGAATTCTGGAAAGGCCCGATGATCATCAAAGGCATTCTCGACCCACAGGACGCCAAGGATGCGGTGAGTTTCGGCGCCGACGGTATCGTGGTCTCCAACCACGGCGGCCGTCAGCTTGATGGCGTGCTCTCTACCGCCAGAGCCTTGCCGCCGATTGCCGATGGGGTTGGCGATGACCTGACGGTACTTGTCGACTCGGGCATCCGTTCCGGGCTGGATGTGGTGCGCATGCTCGCACTGGGTGCCAAGGCCTGCCTGCTGGGACGCGCGACGGCCTATGCGCTGGCTGCCGATGGCCAGCACGGCGTTGAAAACCTGCTGGACATCTTCGCCAAGGAGATGCGCGTGGCCATGACACTGACCGGCGTGACGTCGATTGATCAGATTGACAGCACTACGCTGGTTCAATCAGCCAAATAA
- a CDS encoding GGDEF domain-containing protein, with protein sequence MKTPTQTHAIDFDSAKLQRLGFGQPSLLPPRRPASFAQLRQQLSQQLQVSLEPQRILGLFFREIQRLVPLDALQYRHEASDLRLEFGHRGHHSVSYALSHEGEHLGELIFRRNQRLLEDELVQLEALLATLLYPMRNALLYRAATRSALRDPLTETGNRVAMDQTLQREIDMARRHMNPLSLLMLDIDHFKKINDTHGHATGDTVLRAVAGAIKSQLRNVDMVFRFGGEEFLILLSNTGRDAAGMVGERLRKAAQAQDYWADTTRVELTVSLGCSTLLAAESAESLLRRADNALYVAKREGRNRLAMAG encoded by the coding sequence ATGAAAACACCGACCCAGACTCACGCAATTGACTTCGACAGTGCCAAATTGCAACGCCTGGGCTTTGGTCAGCCGTCTCTCCTGCCACCCCGTCGACCAGCGTCGTTCGCCCAACTTCGTCAGCAATTGAGCCAACAATTGCAAGTCAGCCTGGAGCCCCAGCGGATCCTTGGGCTGTTCTTTCGCGAGATTCAGCGCCTGGTGCCTTTGGATGCGTTGCAGTATCGCCACGAAGCCAGCGACCTGCGCCTGGAATTTGGCCATCGCGGCCACCACTCGGTGAGCTATGCCTTGAGCCATGAAGGTGAGCACTTGGGCGAGCTGATATTTCGACGCAATCAACGCCTGCTGGAAGACGAACTGGTCCAGCTTGAAGCGCTGCTGGCGACGTTGCTTTATCCGATGCGCAACGCCCTGCTCTACCGCGCCGCCACTCGCAGCGCTCTGCGTGACCCGTTGACCGAAACCGGTAATCGCGTCGCCATGGACCAGACCCTGCAACGCGAGATCGACATGGCCCGGCGGCACATGAACCCGTTGTCTCTACTGATGCTGGATATCGATCACTTCAAGAAGATCAACGACACTCACGGCCACGCAACCGGCGACACCGTACTGCGCGCTGTGGCCGGGGCGATCAAAAGCCAGCTGCGCAATGTCGACATGGTGTTTCGATTTGGCGGGGAAGAGTTTTTGATCCTGCTCTCCAACACCGGCCGGGACGCGGCAGGTATGGTCGGCGAGCGCCTGCGCAAGGCAGCACAAGCTCAGGACTATTGGGCAGATACCACGCGGGTGGAGCTGACCGTGAGCCTGGGGTGCTCGACGCTGTTGGCCGCAGAGTCTGCCGAAAGCCTGTTGCGCCGTGCCGACAACGCTTTGTACGTGGCCAAGCGCGAAGGCCGCAACCGCTTGGCAATGGCGGGGTAA
- a CDS encoding TenA family transcriptional regulator, whose amino-acid sequence MEASSYPAWAQQLIQDCSESKRRVVEHELYQRMRDNTLSAKTMRHYLIGGWPVVEQFALYMAQNLTKTKFARHPGEDMARRWLMRNIRVELNHADYWVHWARAHGVSLEELQAQNVPPELHALSHWCWHTSSADSLIVAIAATNYAIEGATGEWSAVVCSTGVYAAAFPEEDRKRAMKWLKMHAQYDDAHPWEALEIICTLAGMNPSKALQVELRQAVCKSYDYMYLFLESCMQLENEKAKAPAAARERQVRVASEA is encoded by the coding sequence ATGGAAGCCTCGAGTTACCCCGCCTGGGCGCAGCAATTGATCCAGGACTGTAGCGAGAGCAAGCGCCGAGTTGTCGAACACGAACTGTATCAGCGCATGCGTGACAACACGCTCAGCGCCAAGACCATGCGCCATTACCTGATCGGTGGCTGGCCAGTGGTGGAACAGTTTGCCTTGTACATGGCACAAAACCTGACCAAGACCAAGTTTGCCCGTCATCCTGGGGAGGATATGGCGCGCCGGTGGTTGATGCGCAATATTCGCGTGGAGCTCAACCACGCCGACTATTGGGTGCATTGGGCCCGCGCCCACGGCGTCAGCCTCGAAGAGCTGCAAGCGCAGAACGTACCGCCTGAACTGCACGCACTGAGCCATTGGTGCTGGCATACCAGCTCGGCCGATTCGTTGATTGTCGCGATTGCCGCAACCAACTACGCGATCGAAGGTGCAACCGGGGAGTGGTCAGCGGTGGTGTGCTCGACCGGTGTGTACGCGGCAGCCTTCCCTGAGGAAGACCGCAAGCGCGCCATGAAGTGGTTGAAGATGCACGCGCAGTATGACGACGCCCACCCGTGGGAAGCGCTGGAAATCATCTGCACCCTGGCCGGGATGAACCCCAGCAAAGCCCTGCAGGTAGAGCTGCGCCAGGCGGTATGCAAGAGCTACGACTACATGTATCTGTTCTTGGAAAGCTGCATGCAGTTGGAGAACGAAAAAGCAAAGGCGCCTGCGGCCGCTCGCGAGCGTCAGGTTCGCGTCGCCAGCGAGGCATGA
- a CDS encoding EAL domain-containing protein, with protein sequence MKQKRTLGTTLSTPRLLGIVWPFIAVVLFQALLGCVSLYMLSAVRGYVAGESLWSKGQKDAIYYLTLYADNRDPATYLKYQQAIAVPQGGHELRIALDRPTPDLTAARLGILKGGNHPDDVSSLIWLYLNFRHFSYLEKAIELWTVGDGYLVQLDDLARTMHRAISADQASSTDVKAWKTRINAINDGVTPAAKAFSDALGEGSRVILRLLLITNLATALGLIALALLRTHKLLTQRHAFADALQVEKERAQITLESIGDGVITTDVDGAIAYMNPAAEALTHWRSSQAQGLPLAALFKLLDENAEPDGFTLLEHIIKGRLSGGSEHSKLIQRLDGSTVSVTLVGAPIRSAGKVSGAVLVLHDMTQERQYIANLSWQATHDALTGLANRREFEYRLEQVLHPAGRQQSGRHALMFLDLDQFKLVNDTCGHAAGDELLRHICALLQSDLREGDTLARLGGDEFGILLENCPAPVAEKIAESLRHTVQSLHFVWKGRPFMTTVSIGLVHISQTPTTLEASLRAADMACYMAKEKGRNRVQVYHADDSELSLRFGEMAWVQRLHMALEENRFCLYAQEISPLGQTDGGNGHIEILLRLHDEAGRIILPDSFIPAAERYGLMTSLDRWVVENVFKIIARCMHERAGRPMAMCAINLSGITIGDDDFLGFLREKFEAYSIPPEMICFEITETSAIANLGSAIRFINELKALGCHFSLDDFCAGMSSFAYLKHLPVDFLKIDGSFVKDMLDDPINRAMVEVINHIGHVMGKRTIAEFVETPQIEQALLEIGVDYAQGYLIERPQLFTFDSLQCRPVRPQPLLFKAPGTFR encoded by the coding sequence ATGAAGCAAAAGCGCACTCTCGGAACGACGCTAAGTACGCCTCGGTTGTTGGGCATCGTCTGGCCGTTTATCGCGGTAGTCCTGTTCCAGGCATTGCTGGGTTGCGTCAGCCTCTACATGCTCTCGGCAGTACGCGGTTATGTGGCCGGTGAAAGCCTGTGGTCCAAGGGTCAGAAAGATGCGATCTACTACCTGACCCTTTACGCCGACAACCGCGATCCGGCCACTTACCTCAAATACCAGCAAGCCATCGCCGTGCCCCAGGGTGGGCATGAATTGCGCATTGCCCTTGACCGACCCACGCCCGACCTGACGGCCGCGCGCCTGGGTATCCTCAAGGGCGGCAACCACCCTGATGACGTTTCCAGCCTGATCTGGTTGTACCTCAACTTCCGCCATTTCAGTTATCTGGAAAAAGCCATCGAGCTGTGGACCGTGGGCGATGGTTACCTGGTGCAACTGGATGACCTGGCGCGCACGATGCATCGGGCGATCAGCGCTGACCAGGCCAGCAGCACCGACGTGAAGGCCTGGAAAACGCGCATCAACGCCATCAACGACGGCGTCACGCCGGCTGCCAAAGCCTTCAGTGATGCCCTGGGCGAGGGCTCGCGTGTCATCCTGCGCCTGCTGTTGATCACTAACCTGGCCACCGCACTGGGCCTGATCGCGTTGGCCCTGCTGCGCACCCACAAGTTGCTGACCCAGCGCCATGCCTTCGCCGACGCCTTGCAGGTGGAGAAGGAGCGAGCGCAGATCACCCTCGAGTCGATCGGCGACGGCGTGATCACCACCGACGTCGACGGCGCCATTGCCTACATGAACCCCGCGGCGGAGGCACTGACTCACTGGCGCTCATCGCAGGCCCAAGGGCTGCCCCTGGCGGCGCTGTTCAAGCTGCTGGACGAAAACGCCGAGCCGGACGGCTTTACGCTGCTGGAACACATCATCAAGGGCCGGCTCAGTGGCGGCAGCGAACATTCGAAGCTGATCCAGCGCCTGGACGGCAGTACCGTGTCGGTGACGCTGGTGGGCGCGCCGATCCGCAGTGCAGGCAAGGTCAGCGGTGCGGTGCTGGTGCTGCACGACATGACTCAGGAGCGTCAATACATTGCCAACCTCTCCTGGCAGGCGACCCACGATGCATTGACCGGCCTGGCCAACCGCCGCGAATTCGAGTATCGCCTTGAGCAAGTGCTGCACCCGGCAGGGCGCCAGCAAAGCGGGCGGCATGCGTTGATGTTCCTCGACCTTGACCAGTTCAAGCTGGTCAACGACACCTGCGGTCATGCGGCGGGCGACGAATTGCTGCGCCACATCTGCGCACTGCTGCAATCGGACCTGCGTGAGGGCGACACGCTGGCGCGGCTGGGCGGAGACGAGTTCGGCATTCTGCTGGAGAACTGCCCGGCACCTGTGGCGGAAAAGATCGCCGAAAGCCTGCGCCATACCGTGCAAAGCCTGCATTTTGTGTGGAAGGGGCGGCCCTTCATGACCACCGTCAGTATTGGTCTGGTGCACATTTCGCAAACCCCGACCACACTGGAAGCCTCGTTGCGAGCCGCCGACATGGCGTGCTACATGGCCAAGGAAAAGGGCCGCAACCGCGTGCAGGTCTACCACGCGGATGACTCGGAGTTGTCCCTGCGTTTTGGCGAGATGGCTTGGGTGCAGCGCTTGCACATGGCGTTGGAGGAGAATCGCTTTTGCCTCTACGCCCAGGAAATCTCCCCGCTTGGCCAAACCGATGGCGGCAATGGCCATATTGAAATCCTGCTGCGTCTGCACGACGAGGCCGGCCGGATCATCCTTCCCGACAGCTTTATCCCGGCCGCCGAACGTTACGGTTTAATGACTTCACTGGACCGCTGGGTGGTAGAAAACGTATTCAAGATCATCGCCCGTTGCATGCACGAGCGTGCAGGCCGACCTATGGCCATGTGTGCGATAAATCTGTCAGGGATAACTATTGGAGATGACGATTTTCTTGGGTTTTTACGTGAAAAATTCGAGGCTTACAGCATTCCGCCTGAAATGATTTGTTTTGAAATAACCGAAACCAGCGCTATAGCGAATTTGGGCAGTGCAATTCGCTTTATTAATGAACTCAAAGCCTTAGGTTGCCATTTTTCGCTCGACGATTTTTGTGCCGGAATGTCCTCATTCGCCTATCTGAAACATTTACCTGTAGACTTCCTGAAGATCGATGGAAGTTTCGTAAAGGATATGCTGGACGACCCGATTAACCGCGCTATGGTCGAAGTGATCAACCACATCGGCCATGTCATGGGTAAGCGCACAATTGCCGAGTTTGTTGAAACACCGCAAATCGAACAGGCGTTACTGGAGATAGGTGTGGATTACGCTCAGGGCTACCTGATTGAACGCCCGCAATTGTTTACCTTTGATAGCTTGCAGTGTCGACCTGTGCGGCCGCAGCCTCTGTTGTTCAAGGCGCCCGGCACATTCCGCTGA